A stretch of the Candidatus Polarisedimenticolia bacterium genome encodes the following:
- a CDS encoding F0F1 ATP synthase subunit epsilon produces the protein MPEKLQLDVVTPERGLVSEAVDEVILPGTEGYLGVRPGHAPLLTTLKVGSIEYRKGREVLYLAVSWGFAEVLPDRVAILAETAEKAEEIDVVRARHAKERAEGRLKKPEQDTDFSRAQIALQKALIRLQVASKAQAAVRDS, from the coding sequence CTGCCGGAGAAGCTTCAGCTCGACGTCGTCACCCCGGAGCGCGGACTGGTCAGCGAAGCGGTCGACGAGGTGATCCTTCCGGGGACGGAGGGATACCTCGGCGTCCGGCCGGGGCACGCCCCCCTCCTCACGACGCTCAAGGTGGGATCGATCGAGTATCGCAAAGGCAGGGAAGTCCTCTATCTCGCCGTTTCCTGGGGCTTCGCCGAGGTTCTTCCCGATCGGGTCGCGATCCTGGCGGAGACCGCCGAAAAGGCGGAGGAAATCGACGTGGTTCGGGCCCGTCACGCCAAGGAGCGGGCGGAGGGGCGGTTGAAGAAGCCCGAGCAGGACACCGATTTCAGCCGCGCCCAGATCGCCCTTCAAAAGGCCCTCATCCGTCTGCAAGTCGCGTCGAAGGCGCAGGCCGCCGTCCGGGATTCCTGA
- the rfaE2 gene encoding D-glycero-beta-D-manno-heptose 1-phosphate adenylyltransferase, which translates to MRRSSKIVSRSGLSRISRRMDRNGERLVLTNGCFDLLHAGHVRLLRESRRLGEALAVAVNSDASVRKLKGHGRPVIGERERLEILAALEAVDYVLLFNEETPELLIRAVRPAVLVKGGDWGRARVVGRKTVEEDGGEVRILPLRKGVSTTRIIRRIVERFGR; encoded by the coding sequence GTGAGGCGATCGTCCAAAATCGTCTCCCGGTCCGGGTTGAGCCGGATTTCCCGCCGGATGGACAGGAACGGCGAGCGGCTCGTCCTGACGAACGGCTGCTTCGACCTCCTTCATGCCGGCCACGTCCGGCTGTTGCGAGAGTCCCGCCGCCTGGGAGAGGCCCTCGCCGTCGCCGTCAACAGCGACGCGTCGGTGCGGAAGCTCAAGGGCCATGGCCGTCCAGTGATCGGAGAAAGAGAGCGGCTGGAGATTCTCGCCGCGCTGGAGGCGGTGGATTACGTGCTCCTTTTCAACGAGGAGACGCCCGAGCTCCTGATTCGCGCCGTACGCCCCGCCGTTCTGGTCAAGGGAGGGGACTGGGGGAGGGCTCGCGTCGTTGGGAGGAAGACGGTCGAGGAGGATGGCGGAGAGGTCCGCATCCTGCCCTTGCGCAAAGGGGTGTCCACCACCCGGATCATCCGGCGAATCGTGGAGAGGTTCGGGCGGTGA
- a CDS encoding dolichyl-phosphate beta-glucosyltransferase yields MTELPPSAGRPTPLQTKREGIDLSIVIPAYNEERRIVPTLEAIAAYLARTATKAEILVVDDGSADGTAARVGELAASIPSLRLLSNGRNRGKGFSIRHGFSESRAPLVLLTDADLSTPIEEVEKLIPSLRDGKAGIAVGSRALAPELVEVRQGPLRQAMGKGFNLVVRTLTGLSIRDTQCGFKLMDRRRLAPVFAVARVDRFSYDVEILYLAHRRGIRIEEIPVIWRDSPNSRVSVLGDPLQMFVDVVRIVWRDRAGRYREPS; encoded by the coding sequence GTGACGGAGCTTCCGCCTTCCGCCGGTCGGCCCACCCCGCTTCAGACCAAGCGGGAAGGGATCGATCTGTCGATCGTGATTCCGGCCTACAACGAGGAGCGGAGGATCGTCCCCACCCTCGAGGCGATCGCCGCCTATCTCGCCCGGACGGCGACGAAGGCGGAGATCCTGGTCGTGGACGACGGGAGCGCCGACGGCACGGCGGCGCGCGTCGGCGAGCTGGCGGCCTCGATCCCCTCCCTGCGCCTGCTGAGCAACGGCCGGAATCGCGGCAAAGGCTTCAGCATCCGCCACGGCTTCTCCGAGAGCCGCGCTCCGCTGGTCCTCCTCACGGATGCCGATCTCTCCACTCCCATCGAAGAGGTCGAGAAGCTGATTCCGTCCCTTCGTGACGGGAAAGCCGGCATCGCCGTTGGATCCCGGGCGCTGGCGCCGGAGCTCGTCGAAGTCCGGCAGGGGCCGCTCCGGCAGGCCATGGGCAAGGGCTTCAACCTCGTGGTCCGGACGCTCACCGGCCTATCGATACGGGACACGCAGTGCGGATTCAAGCTGATGGATCGCCGGAGGCTGGCCCCCGTTTTCGCGGTCGCCCGCGTCGATCGCTTCTCCTACGACGTGGAGATCCTCTACCTGGCCCACCGCCGCGGCATCCGCATCGAGGAAATCCCGGTGATCTGGCGGGACTCTCCGAATTCTCGGGTGAGCGTTCTGGGCGACCCGCTTCAAATGTTCGTCGACGTCGTGCGAATCGTCTGGCGCGATCGCGCCGGCCGCTACCGGGAGCCGTCGTGA
- a CDS encoding ABC transporter substrate-binding protein, which produces MKRFSLRNVPAVALASLLLAGCGAGREVVLGAVLSLSGEGAYYGQAIRQAMDLAVDRVNAEGGIGGNPLRILYRDSGSSPDGAEKAARDLFDRHDVPLIFGAVLSSETLRLAPLAESRHKILLSPASSSPEISRAGKHVFRVYPSDVLEGAYMAQLASEELGLKRMTVLAIDNEFGRGIAEVFLRGFHGDAPPVVMFYAPKGTDLAALAEKARRAGGDGIYLVGYYNDMGILLRELRKRGTPGRILSSSSLGSPRSLEEAGEAAEGVIYPATVFDPESDDPPVARFVRDFKARYGGLPDLYAAHGYDAVLVAAAAMRQAGGAVPERIAQELLAIQEFRGASGVISFDPEGDVVQFPRAYIVYQGKAMLYREFLERTRGRQEAGRTRSR; this is translated from the coding sequence ATGAAGCGCTTCTCGCTCCGGAACGTCCCGGCGGTCGCCCTCGCCTCGCTTCTCCTGGCGGGCTGCGGCGCCGGCCGAGAAGTGGTCCTCGGCGCCGTCCTATCGCTTTCGGGAGAAGGGGCGTATTACGGCCAGGCCATCCGCCAGGCGATGGATCTGGCGGTGGATCGCGTCAACGCCGAAGGGGGAATCGGCGGGAATCCGCTGCGCATTCTCTACCGCGACAGCGGAAGCTCTCCCGACGGGGCGGAGAAAGCCGCCCGGGATCTCTTCGACCGCCACGACGTTCCCTTGATCTTCGGCGCCGTCTTGAGCTCCGAGACCCTGCGCCTCGCCCCTCTTGCTGAAAGCCGGCACAAGATCCTCCTGAGTCCCGCCTCCTCCAGCCCGGAGATCAGCCGCGCCGGCAAGCACGTGTTTCGCGTCTATCCCTCCGACGTTCTGGAGGGGGCCTACATGGCGCAGCTGGCCTCCGAGGAGCTCGGATTGAAGCGCATGACGGTGCTCGCCATCGACAACGAATTCGGCCGGGGGATCGCGGAGGTCTTCCTGCGCGGATTCCATGGCGACGCGCCGCCCGTCGTGATGTTCTACGCTCCGAAAGGGACCGATCTGGCGGCCCTCGCGGAGAAGGCCCGCCGGGCGGGGGGGGACGGGATCTACCTCGTCGGGTATTACAATGATATGGGGATCCTCCTCCGGGAGCTTCGCAAGCGGGGCACCCCGGGGCGGATCCTCAGCTCTTCGAGCCTCGGCAGTCCCCGAAGCCTCGAAGAGGCGGGGGAGGCGGCCGAAGGAGTCATCTACCCGGCCACCGTCTTCGATCCGGAAAGCGACGATCCGCCGGTGGCCCGGTTCGTGAGAGACTTCAAGGCCCGCTATGGCGGCCTGCCCGATCTCTACGCCGCTCACGGATATGACGCGGTGCTGGTCGCGGCCGCCGCCATGCGCCAGGCGGGAGGCGCCGTCCCCGAGCGGATCGCCCAGGAGCTCCTGGCGATTCAGGAATTCAGGGGAGCCTCCGGCGTCATCAGCTTCGATCCCGAGGGAGATGTGGTGCAGTTTCCCCGCGCCTACATCGTTTATCAGGGGAAAGCGATGCTCTACCGGGAATTCCTCGAGCGCACCCGAGGTCGACAGGAGGCGGGACGGACGCGAAGCCGGTGA
- the atpD gene encoding F0F1 ATP synthase subunit beta, whose product DLYLEMTESGVITPGDFQKSKAALIYGQMTEPPGARLRVGLSALTVAEYFRDVGGQDVLLFIDNIFRFTQANSEVSALLGRMPSAVGYQPTLSTDLGELQERITTTRKGSITSVQAIYVPADDYTDPAPATTFAHLDASTNLSRKISELGIYPAVDPLASTSRILDPRILGEEHYDTARAVQSVLQRYKELQDIIAILGIDELSEDDKIAVARARKIQRFLSQPFFVAEQFTGIPGRYVPIAETIRGFQEIVAGKHDEIPEQAFYLVGTIDEALEKAEKMKTAV is encoded by the coding sequence GATCTCTACCTGGAAATGACCGAGTCGGGGGTCATCACGCCGGGAGACTTCCAGAAATCCAAGGCGGCGTTGATCTACGGTCAGATGACCGAGCCCCCCGGCGCTCGGCTGAGGGTGGGACTGTCCGCTCTGACGGTGGCCGAGTACTTCCGGGACGTGGGTGGACAGGACGTCCTCCTCTTCATCGACAACATCTTTCGCTTCACCCAGGCGAACTCCGAAGTCTCGGCGCTCCTCGGGCGCATGCCGTCGGCCGTCGGCTACCAGCCGACCTTGTCGACCGATCTCGGAGAGCTCCAGGAGCGGATCACGACCACGCGCAAGGGATCGATCACCTCGGTGCAGGCGATTTACGTTCCGGCGGACGATTACACCGATCCAGCCCCGGCGACGACGTTCGCCCACCTCGACGCCTCCACGAACCTGTCCCGCAAGATCTCGGAGCTCGGAATCTACCCGGCGGTGGATCCTCTCGCTTCCACGTCCCGCATCTTGGATCCGCGGATTCTCGGGGAGGAGCATTACGACACCGCCCGCGCGGTCCAATCGGTCCTGCAGCGGTACAAGGAGCTCCAGGACATCATCGCGATTCTCGGAATCGACGAGCTGTCCGAGGACGACAAGATCGCGGTCGCCCGGGCGCGCAAGATCCAGCGCTTCCTCTCCCAGCCGTTCTTCGTGGCGGAGCAGTTCACCGGTATTCCCGGCCGGTACGTTCCGATCGCCGAGACGATCCGCGGCTTCCAGGAGATCGTCGCCGGGAAGCACGACGAGATCCCGGAGCAGGCCTTCTACCTCGTCGGCACGATCGACGAGGCGCTGGAGAAGGCCGAGAAGATGAAGACGGCCGTCTAG